The Methanoregula boonei 6A8 genome has a window encoding:
- a CDS encoding daunorubicin resistance protein DrrA family ABC transporter ATP-binding protein, whose protein sequence is MPAVSIQNLTKTYGTLLAVDNLSLEIEEGEVFGLLGPNGAGKTTTLMMLVTLIPPTSGSASVNGFDIVTRAEQVRKSIGVVFQDPSSDETLTGYENLNLHGMLYGMPAVLREQRIEEVLALVGLTQRKDDVMKKYSGGMRRRLELARGLMHHPTILFLDEPTLGLDPQARERIWEYVKNLAEKKNITIILTTHYMEEADRLCNRIAIIDRGKVAALGSPARLKQEIGGDRVFLEGARGDGKDLLDLEFVRRAEPVSGGISLVVEDARRHLQEILSRSGPVESVDIRPVTLEDVFLHHTGREMREGSPDGNWADKAIQAGLRR, encoded by the coding sequence ATGCCTGCCGTCAGCATACAGAACCTGACAAAAACCTACGGCACTCTTTTGGCCGTTGATAACCTCAGCCTTGAGATCGAAGAGGGCGAGGTCTTTGGGCTTCTTGGCCCTAATGGCGCGGGAAAGACCACCACGCTGATGATGCTGGTCACGCTTATCCCGCCCACATCCGGCTCTGCATCGGTAAACGGCTTTGATATTGTTACCCGGGCTGAACAGGTGCGAAAATCGATCGGCGTTGTCTTCCAGGACCCCAGCTCCGATGAGACCCTGACCGGTTACGAGAACCTCAACCTGCACGGTATGCTGTACGGCATGCCTGCGGTTTTGCGCGAACAGCGGATCGAAGAAGTCCTTGCGCTTGTCGGGCTTACACAAAGAAAAGACGACGTGATGAAGAAATATTCCGGGGGAATGCGGCGGAGGCTTGAACTGGCCCGGGGTCTCATGCACCATCCAACAATCCTCTTCCTGGATGAACCCACCCTGGGTCTCGACCCCCAGGCACGGGAACGTATCTGGGAGTACGTAAAAAACCTGGCAGAGAAGAAAAATATCACCATTATCCTTACCACGCACTACATGGAGGAGGCAGACCGGCTCTGCAACCGGATTGCAATTATTGACCGGGGAAAAGTGGCAGCACTTGGCTCCCCGGCCCGGCTCAAGCAGGAGATCGGCGGAGACCGGGTTTTTTTGGAGGGGGCTCGTGGCGACGGCAAAGATCTTCTGGATCTCGAATTTGTCCGGCGGGCCGAGCCGGTCAGCGGCGGCATCAGCCTTGTCGTTGAGGACGCACGCCGGCACCTGCAGGAGATCCTTAGCCGCTCGGGCCCGGTGGAGTCTGTTGATATCCGGCCGGTCACGCTCGAGGATGTGTTCCTGCATCATACCGGAAGAGAGATGAGGGAAGGTTCGCCGGATGGCAACTGGGCGGATAAAGCAATCCAGGCAGGGTTACGCAGATGA